Proteins found in one Phocoena sinus isolate mPhoSin1 chromosome 19, mPhoSin1.pri, whole genome shotgun sequence genomic segment:
- the ERF gene encoding ETS domain-containing transcription factor ERF translates to MKTPADTGFAFPDWAYKPESSPGSRQIQLWHFILELLRKEEYQGVIAWQGDYGEFVIKDPDEVARLWGVRKCKPQMNYDKLSRALRYYYNKRILHKTKGKRFTYKFNFNKLVLVNYPFIDVGLAGGAVPQSAPPVPTGGSHFRFPPSTPSEVLSPTEDPRSPPACSSSSSSLFSAVVARRLGRGSVSDCSDGTSELEEPLGEDPRARPPGPPELGAFRGPPLARLPHDPGVFRVYPRPRGGPEPLSPFPVSPLAGPGSLLPPQLSPALPMTPTHLAYTPSPTLSPMYPSGGGGPSGSGGGSHFSFSPEDMKRYLQAHTQSVYNYHLSPRAFLHYPGLVVPQPQRADKCPLPPMAPETPPVPSSASSSSSSSSSPFKFKLQPPPLGRRQRAAGEKALVGADKGSGGALGGGGSAGGLAEGAGVLGPPAPPPPPPQIKVEPISEGESEEVEVTDISDEDEEDGEVFKTPRAPPAPPKPDPGEAPGAAQCMPLKLRFKRRWSEDCRLEGGGGPAGGLEDEGEDKKVRGEGPGEAGGPLTPRRVSSDLQHATAQLSLEHRDS, encoded by the exons GGTTTGCCTTCCCGGATTGGGCCTACAAGCCGGAGTCGTCCCCCGGCTCGAGGCAGATCCAGCTGTGGCACTTTATCCTGGAGCTGCTGCGGAAGGAGGAGTACCAGGGTGTCATCGCCTGGCAGGGGGACTACGGGGAATTCGTCATCAAGGACCCCGACGAGGTGGCTCGGCTCTGGGGTGTCCGCAAGTGCAAGCCCCAGATGAATTATGACAAGCTGAGCCGGGCCCTGCG CTATTATTATAACAAACGTATTCTGCATAAGACTAAGGGGAAACGGTTCACCTACAAGTTCAACTTCAACAAACTGGTGCTGGTTAATTACCCTTTCATCGATGTGGGGTTGGCTG GGGGTGCGGTGCCCCAGAGCGCCCCGCCAGTGCCGACAGGCGGCAGTCACTTCCGCTTCCCTCCCTCAACGCCCTCCGAGGTGCTGTCTCCCACCGAGGACCCCCGCTCACCACCGGCCTGCTCTTCGTCCTCATCCTCCCTCTTCTCGGCTGTGGTGGCCCGACGCCTGGGCCGAGGCTCTGTCAGTGACTGTAGCGATGGCACGTCAGAGCTGGAAGAGCCACTGGGAGAGGACCCCCGGGCCCGACCGCCTGGCCCCCCGGAGCTGGGTGCCTTCCGCGGGCCCCCGCTGGCCCGCCTTCCCCATGACCCTGGTGTCTTCCGTGTCTACCCCCGGCCCCGGGGTGGCCCTGAGCCGCTCAGCCCTTTCCCTGTGTCGCCTCTAGCCGGGCCTGGCTCCCTGCTGCCCCCTCAGCTCTCACCGGCTCTGCCCATGACACCCACGCACCTGGCCTACACTCCCTCACCCACACTGAGCCCTATGTACCCCAGTGGTGGCGGGGGCCCCAGCGGCTCGGGGGGAGGCTCCCACTTCTCCTTCAGCCCTGAGGACATGAAACGGTACCTGCAGGCCCACACCCAAAGCGTCTACAACTACCACCTCAGCCCCCGCGCCTTCCTGCACTACCCCGGGCTGGTGGTGCCGCAGCCCCAGCGTGCTGACAAGTGCCCGCTGCCGCCCATGGCACCCGAGACCCCCCCAGTCCCCTCCTCAGCTtcgtcctcctcctcttcctcctcctctccattcAAGTTTAAGCTCCAGCCGCCCCCACTGGGACGCCGGCAGCGGGCGGCTGGGGAGAAGGCTCTGGTGGGCGCTGACAAGGGCAGTGGCGGTGCTCTCGGTGGTGGTGGCAGTGCAGGCGGGCTGGCCGAGGGGGCCGGGGTGCTGGGCCCCCCCGCCcctccgccccccccaccccagatcaAGGTGGAGCCTATCTCGGAAGGCGAGTCAGAGGAGGTGGAGGTGACTGACATCAGCGACGAAGATGAGGAAGACGGGGAAGTGTTCAAGACGCCTCGTGCCCCCCCTGCACCCCCGAAGCCTGACCCCGGCGAGGCACCCGGGGCAGCCCAATGCATGCCCCTCAAGTTGCGCTTTAAACGGCGCTGGAGTGAAGACTGTCGcctggaggggggtgggggccCCGCTGGGGGCCTCGAGGATGAGGGAGAGGACAAGAAGGTgcgtggggaggggcctggggaggcaggggggcCCCTCACCCCAAGGCGGGTGAGTTCTGACCTCCAGCACGCTACAGCCCAGCTCTCTCTGGAGCATCGAGATTCCTga